From Oncorhynchus mykiss isolate Arlee chromosome 6, USDA_OmykA_1.1, whole genome shotgun sequence, the proteins below share one genomic window:
- the LOC110526847 gene encoding NAD-dependent protein deacetylase sirtuin-3 encodes MTYFMSSPLVYKGRLYLYHTITSSTARFIKLKHQQQRTLFLAPRQRDVHGLRPSQDKTVWWPGFRGLFCRGGVEDSKQQTLEDLTKNIGGGQYKRIIVMAGAGISTPSGIPDFRSPGSGLYDNLQQYNLPYAEAIFEINYFHHNPNPFFALAKELYPGNYQPNLTHYFIRLLHDKGQLLRMYTQNIDGLERLAGIPPEKLVEAHGSFATATCTVCLRDYKGEELRPDIMKGTVPKCPTCKGVVKPDIVFFGEELPPHYFSYLKDFPLADLLIIMGTSLEVEPFASLAGAVRDSVPRLLINRDLVGPFAWGTPRHNDVAQLGDVVGGVQMLADVLGWNHQLEALMAANAKKATEEEE; translated from the exons ATGACTTATTTCATGTCCTCGCCACTGGTCTACAAGGGCAGGTTATATCTGTATCATACTATTACATCGAGTACAGCTAGATTCATCAAACTCAAAC ATCAACAGCAAAGAACATTATTCCTCGCTCCAAGGCAAAGGGATGTCCACGGTCTACGtccaagccaagacaagacagtCTGGTGGCCTGGGTTTCGAGGACTGTTCtgtagaggaggagtggaggactccAAGCAGCAGACGCTAGAGGACCTCACTAAGAACATCGGAGGCGGACAGTACAAGAGGATCATAGTGATGGCAGGGGCTGGGATCAGCACACCTAGTGGGATCCCAGACTTCAG GTCCCCTGGCAGTGGTCTCTATGACAACCTCCAGCAGTATAATCTTCCTTACGCAGAAGCCATCTTCGAGATCAACTACTTCCAtcacaaccccaaccctttcTTTGCCCTGGCCAAAGAGCTGTACCCAGGCAACTACCAACCCAACCTCACACACTATTTCATACGTCTGCTTCATGACAAGGGCCAGCTCCTCAGAATGTACACGCAGAATATCGACGGCCTGGAGAGAC TGGCAGGAATCCCCCCTGAGAAACTGGTGGAGGCACACGGCTCGTTTGCTACTGCTACCTGTACTGTGTGTCTGAGAGACTACAAGGGGGAGGAGCTACGT CCTGACATTATGAAGGGGACAGTCCCTAAGTGTCCCACTTGTAAGGGTGTGGTGAAGCCTGACATTGTCTTCTTTGGGGAGGAACTACCTCCTCACTACTTCAGCTACCTGAAGGACTTTCCCCTGGCAGACCTCCTCATTATCATGGGTACCTCTCTGgag GTGGAGCCCTTTGCCAGTCTGGCCGGAGCTGTGAGGGACTCTGTCCCTCGCCTACTTATCAACAGAGACCTGGTGGGGCCCTTCGCTTGGGGGACCCCGCGACACAATGATGTGGCCCAGCTAGGGGATGTGGTCGGTGGGGTGCAGATGCTGGCTGATGTCCTGGGCTGGAACCACCAGCTGGAGGCTCTCATGGCTGCCAATGCTAAGAAG gctacagaggaggaggaatga
- the LOC110526844 gene encoding 26S proteasome non-ATPase regulatory subunit 13 codes for MKDVTGYLKTQQSISSTPEMASEWHTLEEFYNKKLWHQLTLKLTDFVKDPCFATGDGLIQLYDNFLSDFDHRINPLSLVEIILYVARQMTDPKDAITFLEKTKEKVKSNDESVILCKTSIGALKLEINDLPATKILIEEVEETLNNLPGVTSVHGRFYDLSSKYYRIVGNHASYYKDALRYLGCVDIKDLPETEKQERAFTLGLAGLLGEGVYNFGELLMHPVLESLRSTDKQWLIDTLYSFNGGNVEKFQAYKSAWGAQPDLAANEAKLMQKIQLLCVMEMTFTRPANNRQLTFHEIGQSAKIPVNEVELLVMKALSVGLIKGNIDEVDQKIQMTWVQPRVLDLQQIKGMKDRLDLWCGDVKNMAVLVEQQAHDILT; via the exons ATGAAAGATGTTACCGGGTACCTCAAAACGCAACAGAGCATCAGTTCGACTCCGGAGATGGCATCGGAATGGCACACACTAGAGGAGTTTTACAACAAAAA GTTGTGGCATCAGTTGACCCTAAAGCTCACAGACTTTGTAAAAGACCCTTGCTTTGCCACAGGAGATGGCCTCATACAACTGTACGATAACTTCCTCAGTGACTTTGACCACAG AATCAACCCCCTGTCTCTGGTGGAGATCATCCTGTATGTTGCCAGACAGATGACAG ATCCTAAAGATGCTATCACTTTCCTTGAGAAGACTAAGGAGAAGGTGAAGAGCAACGACGAGTCGGTCATTCTGTGCAAGACGTCTATTGGAGCCCTTAAACTGGAGATAAATGACCTTCCAGCCACAAAG ATATTAattgaggaggtggaggagacgCTGAATAACTTGCCGGGTGTGACGTCAGTCCACGGGCGATTCTACGACCTGTCCAGCAAATACTACCGCATCGTGGGGAACCACGCCTCTTACTACAAGGACGCTCTGCGCTACCTCGGCTGTGTCGACATCAAAGACCTGCCAG AGACAGAGAAGCAGGAGAGGGCTTTCACACTGGGTCTGGCTGGACTCTTAGGAGAAGGAGTTTACAACTTCGGAGAGCTG CTGATGCACCCAGTACTGGAGTCCCTAAGGAGCACAGACAAGCAGTGGCTGATAGACACATTGTACTCCTTCAACGGAGGCAACGTGGAGAAGTTCCAGGCCTACAAGTCTGCCTGGGGAGCGCAG CCTGACCTGGCAGCCAACGAAGCCAAACTGATGCAGAAGATTCAGCTGCTGTGTGTGATGGAG ATGACGTTCACTCGTCCCGCCAACAACAGACAGCTGACCTTCCATGAGATTGGACAGAGTGCCAAGATCCCCGTGAACGAG GTGGAGCTGCTAGTGATGAAAGCTCTGTCTGTGGGTCTGATCAAAGGAAACATTGACGAGGTGGACCAGAAGATTCAGATGACCTGGGTGCAGCCCCGAGTACTGGACCTGCAGCAG ATCAAGGGCATGAAGGACCGGTTGGACCTCTGGTGTGGGGATGTGAAAAACATGGCTGTGTTGGTGGAACAGCAGGCCCACGATATCCTCACTTAG